In Bacteroides cellulosilyticus, the genomic stretch CGATACACACACTGGCTGTTCCGGTAAAACTGAATGCGGTGCTGGCAAGCAATTCTAAAGTAGACTTTTACGCTACATTGGGTGGTGCTGCCGAGAAATGCATAGCCGGAGCCGGGGACAATGGTTTTGGAGCAGAGCCTATACAACTTTCCATTGCAGCAGGTCTGGGAGTCCGTTATAAGTTGAACGACCGGATTGCTCTGTTTGCAGAGCCTACGGTATCTCATCATTTTGATACGGATTCGCAAACAAAAACGCTGCGAACGGAACGTCCAACGAACCTTAATCTACTTTGCGGTGTTCGTATGACATATTAACCTTAATACAATGCAACAATGAAAGCAATTTCTAATATACGTGCCGTAATGGCCATTTTGATATTCTTCTTTTCTCTTTCTTTTGTATCATGTACGGAAGAGACGTTGGACTACAATAATCCTGACGTGGATTTATTCGTCAAGCAACTAAAAGCTGGAAAATACTCTGTCGAAAGTCCGGAAGGTCTGAACACTATTCCCCGGTTTACTGTTGATGACATAGGGGACTTGTTGAAGTATGCCGAAGATTTAACGGTAATCCCTTCTTTCCCGTTGGCTCCGGTTTCTTATTCCGCAGGTGGCAAGCTTCGTTTAGGCGAGTGTATTTTGTGGACAGTAGAAACAATCCGTTTGGGGCAGAATGCTTCGATGGGGTGCAAAATGGTACATGTGGATGCAGAGAATTACGAAGGCATTTACTTCTTATCGGATGATGAAGTTTTGGATGCTTCCGCCCGTTATCGCCGCTGGTGGGAAAACCGCAAATACCCCCGTACGATGTGGACCATAGACCCTTGTTATGATGAACCGC encodes the following:
- a CDS encoding DUF4943 family protein; its protein translation is MKAISNIRAVMAILIFFFSLSFVSCTEETLDYNNPDVDLFVKQLKAGKYSVESPEGLNTIPRFTVDDIGDLLKYAEDLTVIPSFPLAPVSYSAGGKLRLGECILWTVETIRLGQNASMGCKMVHVDAENYEGIYFLSDDEVLDASARYRRWWENRKYPRTMWTIDPCYDEPLCGSGYMWW